The following coding sequences are from one Anolis sagrei isolate rAnoSag1 chromosome 6, rAnoSag1.mat, whole genome shotgun sequence window:
- the RPSA gene encoding small ribosomal subunit protein uS2 encodes MSGGLDVLQMKEEDVLKFLAAGTHLGGTNLDFQMEQYIYKRKSDGIYIINLKRTWEKLLLAARAIVAIENPADVSVISSRNTGQRAVLKFAAATGATPIAGRFTPGTFTNQIQAAFREPRLLVVTDPRADHQPLTEASYVNIPTIALCNTDSPLRYVDIAIPCNNKGAHSVGLMWWMLAREVLRMRGTISREHPWEVMPDLYFYRDPEEIEKEEQAAAEKAVTKEEFQGEWTAPAPEFTAPPQPEVADWSEGVQVPSVPIQPFPAEDWSAQPATEDWSAAPTAQATEWVGTTTEWS; translated from the exons ATGTCCGGAGGTCTTGATGTCCTGCAAATGAAGGAGGAAGATGTCCTCAAATTTCTTGCTGCAGGAACCCACTTGGGAGGAACCAACTTAGACTTTCAAATGGAGCAATATATTTATAAAAGAAAAAGTGATG GCATTTACATCATTAACCTGAAGAGAACCTGGGAAAAACTGCTCTTGGCTGCCCGTGCCATTGTTGCGATTGAGAACCCAGCTGATGTGAGCGTCATCTCCTCCAGAAACACTGGACAG CGTGCTGTTTTGAAATTTGCTGCCGCTACTGGGGCTACACCAATCGCTGGCCGTTTCACTCCTGGCACCTTCACCAATCAGATTCAGGCAGCCTTCCGTGAACCCCGCCTTTTGGTAGTGACTGATCCAAGAGCTGATCATCAGCCACTGACTGAGGCTTCCTATGTGAACATCCCCACCATTGCCTTGTGCAATACGGATTCTCCTTTGCGTTATGTGGATATTGCTATTCCATGCAACAACAAG GGAGCTCACTCAGTTGGCCTTATGTGGTGGATGTTGGCTCGTGAAGTCCTGCGTATGCGTGGCACTATTTCCCGTGAGCATCCATGGGAGGTGATGCCCGATCTCTACTTCTACCGGGATCCTGAAGAG atTGAGAAGGAAGAGCAGGCCGCAGCTGAGAAGGCGGTTACAAAGGAAGAGTTCCAGGGTGAATGGACTGCTCCTGCCCCTGAATTTACAGCACCACCACAACCAGAGGTGGCTGATTGGTCCGAAGGGGTGCAAGTGCCCTCTGTGCCCATACAACCATTCCCAGCAG AGGACTGGAGTGCACAGCCTGCCACTGAAGACTGGTCTGCTGCTCCCACTGCTCAGGCAACTGAGTGGGTCGGGACTACCACAGAGTGGTCTTAA